The Thalassophryne amazonica chromosome 13, fThaAma1.1, whole genome shotgun sequence genome window below encodes:
- the si:ch211-117n7.7 gene encoding lysophosphatidylserine lipase ABHD12: MRKRVFEQPESAEAAPVQRKKETPFQWWRWLKIGLLVLLTIFMLRILSQLIQQLVYTHRLKLPFFVDLSRPADFSLNHTTNMYLTPEEGISLGVWHTVPESRWKEAQGKDLAWYQKSLGDGSPVFIYLHGNTNSRAAPHRVGVAKVLSAIGCHVLVPDYRGFGDSSGQPTEAGLNTDALYLYNWVKARSGSSLIVIWGHSLGTGVATNTAAKLIEQGVVVDGVILEGAFINLGNFKLEYSGYHPYHPFSWFYWRFFGLDYFFTKAQAENKLVFPTDENVKKMRSPLLLLYSEDDHLTPLHMAHKLYEIAQTAQNSERVKLVTFEGSLGYLHNGLYRDPRLPEILKQFVASL; this comes from the exons GTTCCAATGGTGGCGTTGGCTGAAAATAGGCTTATTGGTCCTGTTGACCATTTTCATGCTGAGAATACTCTCACAATTAATCCAGCAACTTGTATATACTCACAGAC TCAAGTTGCCATTCTTTGTGGACCTCAGCCGACCTGCTGATTTCTCCCTTAATCACACCACCAACATGTACTTAACACCAGAGGAAGGGATCTCCCTCGGTGTATG GCACACCGTCCCTGAAAGCcggtggaaagaggcacaagggaaGGACTTGGCATGGTACCAGAAATCTTTAGGAGATGGAAGTCCAGTTTTCATATATCTTCATGGGAATACGAACTCAAG GGCAGCTCCTCATCGAGTGGGAGTGGCAAAA GTATTAAGTGCAATTGGTTGTCATGTGTTGGTGCCAGACTACAGAG GGTTTGGAGATTCCTCTGGGCAGCCCACTGAAGCTGGACTGAACACAGATGCCCTCTACTTGTACAACTGGGTCAAAGCACGCAGTGGAAGCAGCCTGATTGTCATCTGGGGTCACTCCCTTGGTACAGG AGTAGCGACTAACACTGCAGCCAAACTGATAGAACAAG GTGTGGTTGTTGATGGTGTGATTCTGGAGGGCGCTTTCATTAAtcttggaaattttaaattggagtaCAGTGGATATCATCCCTATCATCCCTTTTCTTGG TTTTACTGGAGGTTTTTTGGCTTGGACTACTTCTTCACAAAGGCCCAAGCAGAGAACAAGCTCGTCTTTCCTACTGATGAAAA TGTGAAGAAAATGAGAAGCCCACTTTTACTCCTATATTCAGAGGATGATCACTTAACACCTCTCCACATGGCCCACAAG CTATATGAGATAGCACAGACTGCCCAGAATTCAGAGCGAGTCAAGTTGGTGACCTTTGAGGGCTCCTTGGGGTATCTGCACAATGGCTTATACAGAGACCCCCGTCTGCCTGAAATCCTGAA GCAGTTTGTGGCATCATTATAA